From Penicillium psychrofluorescens genome assembly, chromosome: 1, one genomic window encodes:
- a CDS encoding uncharacterized protein (ID:PFLUO_001370-T1.cds;~source:funannotate), with the protein MGTFEGRIIPAPGHLPNVRADALCVFKVLESGGVVILPTEVGYGLMATSAEAIERAFAAKRRRPGHAQGLYGTHALHRELHVLDDRRFEMTRVLVEDLDMSLMAVAPCRNGHRLLQALSPQTLSKVTKDGTIAMFISGSSLLREICKLNAATGQLMVGSSANVSGGGQKFRVQDIEDEVKQAADLIVDYGLQRYHVYGRPSLIMDFGQMKVLRMGSCYELFRERMQKYWGVDLPEDPDYKTDRA; encoded by the coding sequence ATGGGGACCTTTGAAGGTAGAATTATCCCCGCCCCTGGACATCTCCCCAACGTCCGAGCAGATGCCCTGTGCGTTTTCAAGGTCTTGGAGTCAGGTGGAGTGGTTATCTTGCCAACTGAAGTGGGCTATGGATTGATGGCCACTTCTGCGGAAGCCATCGAACGGGCCTTTGCTGCGAAGCGACGTCGACCAGGTCACGCTCAGGGTCTATATGGGACACACGCATTGCATCGGGAACTTCACGTCCTGGATGACCGGCGGTTCGAAATGACACGTGTCCTAGTTGAAGACCTAGACATGAGCCTCATGGCTGTTGCGCCATGCCGTAACGGTCATCGTCTCCTTCAGGCCTTATCCCCACAGACTTTGTCCAAGGTCACAAAAGACGGCACGATCGCTATGTTTATTAGCGGCAGCTCACTTCTGAGGGAGATTTGCAAACTTAATGCTGCTACAGGTCAGCTTATGGTAGGTTCCAGTGCAAACGTGTCAGGCGGCGGACAGAAGTTCCGTGTCCAAGATATTGAGGATGAAGTAAAACAGGCAGCAGATTTGATTGTTGACTATGGTTTACAACGTTATCATGTATATGGGCGGCCTTCTCTCATCATGGATTTCGGTCAGATGAAGGTTTTGCGAATGGGTTCCTGTTACGAATTGTTCCGCGAACGCATGCAGAAATATTGGGGTGTGGACTTGCCCGAAGACCCTGATTATAAGACCGATCGTGCTTGA
- a CDS encoding uncharacterized protein (ID:PFLUO_001369-T1.cds;~source:funannotate): MSNPEKTAAFGAQPLGLASHAQDSSDGLEVVVIDSGLEVVPGQYDSDRWKSYRQTNVAPSHDEMLDEKAGATGQCPDEGLQISGQPEYGLHELPPASERTASDRICGCKRRYFWIILAVAILSVILAIALGVPLGIVSRNKSRSARYAGVIPRIIHNIYRPRSAHRIHGVHNFKLVYKFDGIRTVPIFTYIRRFTYDYKLTYGHGFTYDYRFTDDYRFTDDYRFTDDYRFTDDYRFTDDYRFTDDYRFTDDYRFTDDYRFTDDYRFTDDH, translated from the exons ATGTCGAACCCGGAGAAAACGGCGGCGTTTGGTGCCCAGCCCCTCGGCTTAGCATCGCACGCTCAAGACTCCTCCGATGGTCTCGAAGTCGTGGTGATTGATAGTGGGCTCGAGGTAGTGCCTGGTCAGTATGACTCCGACAGGTGGAAGAGCTACAGACAAACGAATGTCGCACCTTCACATGACGAGATGCTAGATGAGAAAGCTGGCGCTACCGGTCAGTGTCCCGATGAAGGTCTGCAGATTTCCGGCCAACCTGAGTACGGACTGCACGAACTGCCACCGGCTAGCGAACGAACTGCCTCCGACCGGATCTGTGGTTGCAAGCGACGGTACTTCTGGATTATTCTAGCGGTAGCCATCTTGTCTGTCATTCTGGCCATCGCCCTTGGCGTCCCTCTTGGGATCGTTTCTCGCAACAAATCCCGTTCTGCTAGGTACGCCGGA GTTATCCCTCGAATCATCCACAACATCTATCGCCCGAGGAGCGCCCACAGAATCCATGGTGTCCACAATTTCAAGCTCGTCTACAAATTTGACGGCATTCGCACAGTCCCCATCTTCACCTACATCCGCAGATTCACCTACGACTACAAACTCACCTACGGACACGGATTCACCTACGACTACAGattcaccgacgactacagattcaccgacgactacagattcaccgacgactacagattcaccgacgactacagattcaccgacgactacagattcaccgacgactacagattcaccgacgactacagattcaccgacgactacagattcaccgacgactacaGATTCACCGACGACCACTGA
- a CDS encoding uncharacterized protein (ID:PFLUO_001371-T1.cds;~source:funannotate), with protein MVFLVKILRTGLGLASEAIHAARDQPSPKVQPHVMESLRENLEHPVSPVQALTNSSWASEESKHDVGRRQENEPDVGLDPPSHNVADVDQDEVAWQLDEMIERLKQPSSNDDLYSLPHDNASTYLCDERAGEEEKKLKQREALARELVFMAGPLSKKSQRLPCPVIIPQRRPRDKGRGFVRAYAPVLEDSGISQEVFLQFLEYLDIVNHASAWIEVVFIAAQITSSIPFPAAMGVGMVLSVIAGTARELQKRARSNSFLELVNHDVFMPRGLFVMVMAFKSDDSATQGPLDKATNSLKKTIFKKEKVNMGQAAVMWSNPDVNRSNFGKKLDDIRLQSGETTSQLELPETANLIYPQLDKIAAGEYTEQQSQGILEKLKGAGAWVTDYMDRRAMLFYEAKHPGSPMVIPSEQRKPMKSRFNNPDHPANSGSMLALVSGGLVPLPGPGKLLAKRNEALGVNRIFGQPKDSQDGRLIPSTGKHYVKKVFLKNVLYLAVINLPTEQEAEESKSQFESMMEENEATASIEECPDIPYPNIVPEVEFDIVSG; from the exons ATGGTTTTCCTTGTCAAAATCCTCCGAACAGGTCTCGGCTTGGCATCAGAAGCCATCCATGCTGCTCGGGATCAACCCTCACCAAAAGTTCAACCCCATGTCATGGAATCCTTGCGAGAGAACCTCGAGCACCCCGTCTCTCCAGTGCAGGCTTTGACCAACAGCTCCTGGGCGTCTGAAGAGTCAAAGCATGATGTTGGTCGGCGCCAGGAAAACGAGCCTGACGTCGGATTGGACCCGCCGTCACATAATGTAGCTgatgttgaccaggatgagGTCGCATGGCAGCTTGATGAAATGATCGAGCGGTTGAAACAGCCAAGTTCGAATGACGACTTGTATTCGCTGCCACACGACAACGCTTCAACCTACTTATGTGACGAGAGGGCGGGTGAGGAGGAAAAAAAGCTCAAACAGAGGGAAGCATTAGCCCGTGAGCTCGTTTTCATGGCCGGTCCCCTTTCTAAAAAGTCACAACGACTTCCTTGTCCTGTCATCATTCCTCAACGCCGGCCTAGAGACAAGGGCCGTGGGTTTGTACGCGCATATGCACCCGTCCTCGAGGACAGCGGTATCAGCCAAGAGGTCTTCTTGCAATTTTTGGAATATCTGGATATCGTCAACCAT GCCTCTGCTTGGATCGAAGTAGTTTTCATCGCGGCTCAGATCACATCATCTATCCCATTCCCAGCAGCCATGGGTGTAGGAATGGTTCTCTCAGTTATCGCCGGCACGGCTCGTGAACTACAAAAGCGAGCTCGATCAAATTCCTTCCTTGAATTGGTGAATCATGATGTATTTATGCCCCGCGGGCTGTTTGTCATGGTGATGGCGTTCAAATCAGATGATAGTGCAACACAAGGACCTCTAGACAAGGCTACCAACTCACTTAAAAAGACTATCTTTAAAAAGGAAAAGGTCAACATGGGTCAGGCAGCTGTGATGTGGAGCAATCCAGATGTGAATAGGTCAAATTTTGGAAAGAAACTTGACGACATTCGCCTGCAGAGCGGCGAGACAACTTCTCAGTTGGAATTACCCGAGACTGCGAACTTAATATATCCTCAATTGGATAAGATTGCCGCAGGTGAATACACAGAACAGCAATCACAAGGGATTCTTGAGAAGTTAAAAGGCGCTGGAGCGTGGGTCACCGACTACATGGACAGAAGGGCAATGTTATTCTAT GAAGCAAAACATCCTGGAAGCCCGATGGTCATACCTTCCGAACAACGAAAACCAATGAAGTCACGTTTCAATAACCCAGATCATCCTGCGAACAGTGGATCGATGCTTGCTCTCGTTAGTGGTGGTCTTGTTCCCCTGCCAGGGCCTGGCAAGCTACTCGCTAAGAGAAATGAGGCGTTGGGGGTCAACCGTATTTTTGGTCAGCCGAAAGATTCCCAAGACGGCCGACTGATCCCCAGCACAGGAAAACACTATGTCAAGAAAGTATTTTTGAAAAATGTGCTATATCTTGCAGTCATCAATCTTCCCACCGAGCAAGAGGCCGAGGAGTCCAAGTCTCAGTTTGAAAGTATGATGGAAGAGAATGAGGCCACCGCTTCCATTGAGGAATGTCCAGATATTCCTTATCCGAATATCGTGCCAGAAGTCGAATTTGACATAGTCTCGGGCTAG